In Mytilus trossulus isolate FHL-02 chromosome 6, PNRI_Mtr1.1.1.hap1, whole genome shotgun sequence, a single window of DNA contains:
- the LOC134721271 gene encoding uncharacterized protein LOC134721271, with protein MSEDSTKTEDDGNDLNNHKGRSRLCKQCKFRCTDPKEFLDHQKFAHSQDTDPDLIRSLGGRRRKSQPTKRAESRSSTDQVPEQNSLPTSEQSKKSIDISNKLDTSITDKTEQNIMGDNPDRIEEPMGDIEDLAHMNGERDFDQHSNLSHEMEDDEGRLIIAEDREDQSPSGIKTPTRSGNIQNRTYVCGQCDFSSTSAKTYLHHQKDGHNADITIYECNICEYATKYKQKLPRHHKLHFSGKDSSLLLNGSDLDSSFSEKDNKSTAGSDIIRMNVPMHDDEEDEVEEEEEEEETPITTVIPEAPEGEKKKRKTRQEVDPGKYFEVFDETGIKYACSKCGNVYKWRKSLNKHWKEKHIGDLPDSSKPPPGLAKLNAVSNMKYRYPVPPSERSRLTAMNHSTPHSGTSTPVMHEKMEDMSVSPVVMPRSIGPFISNAPTYYQQQKMQQHPRMSPDLGYNQHSRSLPRERSGNRDEQPLDFSFHKEMNLSMNKSMDYNKNRVRLDQMDHGMFQKYRGIKQELQWGDNQNGEDLQKEEAKDENPVLQCSRCGFIAKTLVDYSSHMTLHLNKRAFKCAECQEHFNGVDDLNKHFAENHLEKIQEHKEAIQKIPHGLQQTYHLLKMPLNNIASQEISTTTEPKYLKCNMCDFVAKWPAELQKHAVSHSEERPFICMVCGSTYKWKWDLVKHFEKSHSTLQNPYKRREQNTPTASAKTTPSTPQSTPSPYGGNSMYGGSLQMLSTAAAALVDKDQFGHKRFSNSYLQESSSKKRRLSDTELSLLEDTNNNLSRDGYITAGSVEYQSNRASSEPPKNNDLYGKGGMERSSFSTLKEMENLIPSSDDSNQSGREHFIKVKDGLTMKDADGTDILLPYKCRLCEYRARWPSEIQQHMKNHSDEKPYHCPRCSYKSKWKWDVVKHLKRCGGGTIKDVIDTTKIRKLPPPNVTVNTEGAFHQDTPQPFRPHSDMQENMQPRFVYNGFMQNMTENDQNEKVMTYECLECPFVGNSPAELKRHSVLHSENKPFSCTVCGYSSRWKCDLKKHMRTYGHENSFMPQSEDSSPMYLQDKFKLAHKNHHENQMSQMQQEDERQLYKCDQCQYATYKKFSYQAHLKMHGSANIPQETNDKFKCKQCHFKAPDLPSFLQHKKTHSTNSVASPASQQNAPSPSSQQNGSSLIRNDDENSSSMDVSSRTLHKHRRKPSQPSQQFKCSKCHFTSFSKSSIMMHESTHEPEKMEEDNNEGQEDEYDDCKIVGTDQEYQLDASDMNQSHNNKPLNFSGALDLTRSSTPVSSAQQQKPTVSIHHHAARTVNQQPINPAYPFHCEWCPAMFPNLATVYQHASQVHPNELKAQETNDKPQSSTGMSLPTRQPVPVSNANTFEHPISMTPKQALPQLQAQLQQNPMFNLYKYRPIEPKPSSASVHTTPSVASMPSTVSALTQSLHQRLNDSRAQNAVAMQLQQQAMARAKKSTSPQKRGRSFQCTKCSFTAPNAVTYLRHIERHGSNCRHTCRFCDYSIDRLNLLYQHMKGTHGDVWRGTPEEKIRLTPSGKGEDKRWGIDSESLNSSFDGSDYGQEMDMQEQLEESANREMKIYSTMAINGQKPVLTIRGMANWRGIPIQLCMINGRKNYKCPSCSYVSSNAANTGNHARQHNCGKKYCCDVCNYGADNLKLIYNHKDSIHPTEPIFVEKYEDTPFTEYEGTIDENGCSNKGPMILPTCTKCPFKCKTIKKLQQHIMLHGSGEKHKCEYCDFHVGTIEELLQHLVVHREPYEPKLESSDDEDNARSTEQSDSQIEQPVLTEVRMNNILNKLSNNAGQIRYKCSRCAFTAYRKSSLFNHSELHLKHPNMGEKFVQRMGNDDFTNEQADKYFQTLIIDPKDEKGLEILKNANTTEFSDHEMEDEKEFMDEGEYMDDLEGGEFVDDEIAHLEQEDLEGNSAKLRRKHFSGEESDDSLAEMDPIALQQQMSMNLSGNITQKVRYSCNQCPYRCNALRSFKCHIHMHGLNKKYICDFCNWSADRLNLLYQHRKVHQAEVGFNVAPSDIVFLNRDFALENNKSVINDYSVKSSLLEEKLNRITTARTADGKKIYICKLCPFSCSSKNSYTYHKTLHKISARYTCNECSFSVERVNLLSQHMKLHKRDATCSPTSDIYDNKNNEPSTPEFAPQVYFNGQGSMEDSDVSQEEEYKEFKCDRCPFSTPSKDELDNHEHQHSERSQNSCPYCDFSCLKEEQLVEHLQCHFPSTKIDNETFKSIIEKQGKNSEKPLKPEVHLVKKSKSKEEEQEGEPDSTSVSEGQDRNTVKDLSSEPSDKKVTVEKTVTKIYCCQYCDREFEGKSLLLLHEKQHLIGN; from the coding sequence ATGTCAGAAGATTCCACTAAAACAGAGGATGATGGGAATGATCTAAACAATCACAAAGGACGAAGTCGACTTTGTAAACAGTGCAAGTTTCGTTGTACCGATCCAAAGGAATTTCTGGATCATCAGAAGTTCGCACATTCTCAGGACACCGATCCAGACTTAATACGCTCATTGGGAGGAAGGAGACGAAAAAGTCAACCAACGAAAAGAGCAGAATCTAGATCATCTACTGATCAGGTTCCTGAACAAAACTCATTACCCACAAGTGAACAATCTAAAAAATCAATAGATATTTCTAATAAATTAGATACATCAATAACGGACAAAACTGAACAAAACATAATGGGAGATAACCCAGACCGTATAGAAGAACCTATGGGTGATATTGAAGACCTAGCACACATGAATGGTGAGAGGGACTTTGATCAGCATTCAAATTTAAGTCATGAAATGGAAGATGATGAAGGTCGACTTATTATAGCCGAGGATCGTGAGGACCAATCACCAAGTGGCATCAAAACACCCACACGTAGTGGCAACATTCAGAATCGTACTTACGTATGTGGACAATGTGATTTCAGCTCTACAAGTGCAAAAACTTATCTGCATCATCAAAAAGATGGCCACAATGCAGACATAACTATCTATGAATGTAACATTTGTGAATATGCAACAAAATACAAGCAGAAACTTCCACGTCATCACAAACTGCACTTCTCTGGAAAAGATAGCAGTCTTCTACTGAATGGCTCAGATCTCGATAGCAGTTTTtcagaaaaagataataaaagtACCGCTGGAAGTGACATAATTAGAATGAATGTTCCAATGCACGATGATGAGGAAGACGAGGtagaggaggaggaggaggaagAGGAAACTCCCATTACTACTGTCATACCAGAGGCTCCAGAGGgagaaaagaaaaagagaaaaacaagaCAAGAGGTTGATCCTGGAAAGTACTTTGAAGTCTTTGATGAAACTGGAATCAAATATGCCTGTTCTAAATGTGGCAATGTTTACAAATGGCGAAAATCTTTGAACAAACATtggaaagaaaaacatattgGTGATCTTCCCGATTCAAGTAAGCCTCCTCCAGGATTAGCTAAGCTTAATGCAGTCAGCAATATGAAATATCGTTATCCCGTGCCACCGTCTGAGAGAAGTCGGTTGACAGCTATGAATCATTCAACACCTCATTCTGGAACATCAACTCCAGTCATGCATGAAAAGATGGAAGATATGTCAGTTTCACCTGTTGTCATGCCCAGGTCTATTGGACCATTCATCAGCAATGCACCAACTTATTATCAACAGCAAAAAATGCAACAACATCCCAGGATGAGTCCGGACCTTGGATATAACCAACATAGTAGGAGCCTGCCTAGAGAAAGATCTGGCAACAGAGATGAGCAGCCCCTTGATTTCTCCTTTCacaaagaaatgaatttatctatgaataagaGTATGGATTACAACAAGAACCGAGTAAGATTAGATCAGATGGATCATGGGATGTTTCAGAAGTATCGTGGTATTAAACAAGAACTCCaatggggagataatcaaaatggagaagatttacaaaaagaagaagCTAAAGATGAGAACCCTGTACTTCAGTGCTCACGTTGTGGCTTCATAGCTAAAACTTTAGTTGATTATAGCTCCCATATGACTCTACATCTCAACAAGCGTGCATTCAAATGTGCTGAATGCCAAGAACATTTTAATGGCGTTGATGATTTGAACAAACATTTCGCTGAAAATCATCTTGAAAAAATCCAAGAGCATAAAGAAGCAATTCAGAAAATACCTCATGGACTGCAACAGACATATCATCTTCTCAAAATGCCACTGAACAACATAGCCTCTCAGGAAATATCAacaacaacagaaccaaaatatCTGAAATGTAACATGTGTGATTTCGTTGCAAAATGGCCAGCTGAGCTTCAAAAACATGCTGTATCACATTCTGAGGAACGACCCTTCATTTGTATGGTGTGTGGATCTACATATAAATGGAAATGGGACTTAgtcaaacattttgaaaaaagtcataGCACACTTCAGAATCCATACAAGCGCCGTGAACAAAATACACCAACTGCATCAGCAAAGACCACACCAAGTACACCTCAGTCAACCCCATCTCCATATGGAGGGAATAGCATGTATGGTGGATCTCTGCAGATGTTGTCGACTGCTGCAGCTGCTTTGGTGGACAAGGATCAATTTGGTCACAAACGATTTTCTAATAGTTATCTACAAGAATCTAGCAGCAAGAAACGTAGATTATCTGACACTGAATTAAGTTTACTGGAAgatacaaataacaatttgtcTCGTGATGGTTATATCACTGCTGGATCAGTTGAATATCAATCTAATCGTGCTTCTTCAGAACCACCAAAGAACAATGATTTATATGGTAAAGGTGGCATGGAGAGATCGTCCTTTTCAACTTTGAAAGAAATGGAAAATTTGATCCCATCATCAGATGACTCTAACCAATCAGGAAGAGAACATTTCATTAAGGTCAAAGATGGTTTGACCATGAAAGACGCTGATGGAACTGATATTCTGTTACCGTACAAATGTAGATTATGTGAATATCGAGCCAGATGGCCATCTGAAATACAACAGCACATGAAAAATCATTCTGATGAGAAGCCTTATCATTGCCCTAGATGCAGCTATAAAAGTAAATGGAAGTGGGATGTCGTCAAACATTTGAAACGTTGTGGAGGCGGAACCATTAAAGATGTTATTGACACAACCAAAATTAGAAAACTACCGCCACCAAATGTAACTGTCAACACAGAGGGAGCATTCCATCAAGATACACCTCAGCCATTTAGACCACATAGCGATATGCAAGAAAACATGCAGCCAAGATTTGTCTATAATGGATTTATGCAGAACATGACTGAAAATGATCAGAATGAGAAAGTTATGACCTATGAATGCCTCGAATGTCCTTTTGTTGGAAACAGCCCTGCTGAACTCAAACGTCACTCTGTCTTACATTCCGAGAATAAACCGTTCAGCTGCACCGTATGTGGATATAGTTCAAGATGGAAATGTGATCTTAAGAAACACATGCGTACATACGGACATGAGAACTCTTTTATGCCCCAGTCTGAGGATTCATCACCAATGTATTTGCAAGATAAGTTTAAACTTGCACACAAAAATCATcatgaaaaccaaatgtcaCAAATGCAGCAGGAAGATGAAAGACAGCTTTACAAGTGCGACCAGTGCCAATATGCCACGTACAAAAAATTCAGCTATCAGGCACATTTGAAGATGCATGGTTCAGCCAACATTCCACAGGAGACTAATGACAAATTTAAATGCAAGCAATGTCATTTCAAAGCACCAGACTTGCCATCATTCCTTCAACATAAGAAAACACATTCCACAAATTCTGTAGCTTCACCGGCGTCACAACAAAACGCTCCATCACCATCATCACAACAGAATGGATCATCATTAATCAGAAATGATGATGAAAATTCATCATCCATGGACGTCTCTAGCCGAACACTTCATAAACATCGACGTAAACCATCTCAACCCTCACAGCAATTCAAGTGCTCAAAATGCCACTTTACATCATTTTCAAAGTCTAGCATCATGATGCATGAAAGTACCCATGAACCTGAAAAAATGGAAGAGGATAATAATGAAGGCCAAGAGGATGAATACGATGATTGTAAAATAGTTGGAACAGACCAAGAGTACCAGCTTGATGCATCTGACATGAACCAGTCCCATAATAATAAACCACTCAATTTCTCTGGTGCTTTAGATCTAACTCGTTCATCAACTCCAGTATCTTCAGCACAACAGCAAAAGCCTACAGTGTCAATCCATCACCATGCTGCTAGGACTGTCAACCAGCAACCAATCAACCCAGCATATCCATTCCATTGTGAATGGTGTCCAGCTATGTTTCCAAACCTGGCGACTGTGTATCAACATGCATCCCAGGTCCATCCAAATGAGTTGAAGGCAcaagaaacaaacgacaaaccaCAGTCATCTACTGGAATGAGTCTGCCTACACGTCAGCCAGTACCAGTATCAAATGCCAACACTTTTGAGCATCCAATATCTATGACACCAAAACAAGCGTTACCACAACTTCAGGCACAACTTCAACAGAATCCTATgtttaacttgtacaaatatCGTCCAATTGAGCCAAAGCCATCATCTGCCTCAGTTCATACAACTCCGTCAGTGGCCTCAATGCCATCCACAGTGTCTGCCTTGACACAGTCACTCCATCAAAGACTTAATGATAGCCGTGCTCAAAACGCTGTCGCCATGCAGCTCCAACAACAAGCAATGGCCCGTGCTAAGAAATCTACAAGTCCACAAAAGAGAGGGCGATCATTCCAATGCACAAAATGCTCGTTCACTGCTCCAAATGCTGTAACTTACCTACGACATATTGAAAGACATGGAAGCAACTGCCGTCATACCTGCCGATTCTGTGACTATAGCATTGATAGGTTGAATCTGTTGTATCAGCACATGAAAGGAACTCATGGGGATGTTTGGAGGGGTACACCAGAGGAGAAGATCCGTCTCACACCAAGTGGGAAAGGAGAAGACAAGAGATGGGGCATAGATTCAGAAAGTTTAAACAGCTCCTTTGATGGATCAGATTATGGACAAGAAATGGACATGCAAGAACAATTGGAAGAATCTGCAAACAgagaaatgaaaatttatagtaCAATGGCAATTAATGGACAAAAACCAGTACTGACTATACGTGGAATGGCAAACTGGAGAGGAATTCCAATACAACTCTGCATGATCAATGGTCGTAAAAACTACAAATGTCCAAGCTGTTCATACGTTAGTAGTAATGCCGCCAACACTGGAAACCATGCTCGTCAACACAACTGTGGGAAGAAATATTGCTGTGATGTATGTAATTATGGCGCAGACAATCTTAAACTCATTTATAACCATAAAGATAGCATTCATCCAACAGAGCCTATCTTCgtagaaaaatatgaagacACGCCATTTACCGAGTATGAAGGTACCATTGATGAAAATGGATGTTCGAACAAGGGACCAATGATACTGCCAACATGCACAAAATGTCCGTTCAAATGTAAAACTATCAAGAAACTTCAACAACATATCATGTTACATGGAAGTGGTGAGAAACACAAGTGTGAATATTGTGATTTCCATGTTGGAACAATCGAAGAACTGTTACAGCATCTTGTTGTACACCGTGAGCCATATGAACCAAAGTTAGAGTCCTCTGATGACGAGGATAACGCAAGGTCGACAGAACAAAGTGACAGCCAGATTGAACAACCAGTATTGACTGAAGTAAGAATGAACAATATATTGAACAAACTATCGAACAATGCCGGACAAATACGTTACAAATGTTCACGTTGTGCTTTTACGGCCTACAGAAAGAGCAGCCTATTTAATCACTCTGAACTTCATCTTAAGCACCCAAATATGGGAGAAAAATTTGTACAGCGAATGGGAAATGACGATTTTACTAATGAACAAGCCGACAAGTATTTCCAAACTTTAATTATTGATCCCAAAGATGAAAAAGGTCTTGAAATCCTAAAAAATGCAAACACAACAGAATTTTCTGATCATGAAATGGAAGATGAGAAAGAGTTTATGGATGAAGGAGAATATATGGATGATTTGGAAGGAGGAGAATTTGTTGATGATGAAATAGCTCACTTAGAACAAGAAGACTTAGAAGGCAATTCGGCTAAGTTGAGGAGGAAACATTTCAGTGGGGAGGAATCAGATGACAGTCTTGCAGAGATGGATCCTATTGCTCTACAGCAACAAATGTCAATGAATTTGTCTGGGAACATAACTCAAAAAGTCCGTTACTCGTGCAATCAGTGTCCATATCGATGTAATGCATTACGAAGCTTCAAATGTCATATACACATGCATGGTCTAAATAAAAAGTACATTTGTGATTTCTGTAATTGGAGTGCTGATAGGTTAAACTTGTTGTATCAGCATCGTAAAGTTCATCAGGCAGAGGTCGGATTCAACGTTGCGCCTTCAGATATCGTTTTCCTTAACAGAGACTTTGCAttagaaaacaataaaagtgTTATAAATGACTATTCAGTTAAAAGTTCATTGTTAGAGGAAAAACTGAACCGAATAACTACTGCAAGAACAGCAGACGGGAAGAAAATTTACATTTGCAAACTTTGTCCGTTTAGCTGTAGCAGTAAGAACAGTTACACATATCATAAAACCTTACACAAAATTTCTGCGAGATACACATGTAACGAGTGTTCCTTCAGTGTGGAGCGAGTGAATTTGTTATCCCAGCATATGAAACTGCACAAACGTGATGCTACTTGTTCACCAACTAGTGacatatatgacaataaaaacaatgaaccATCAACTCCAGAATTTGCTCCACAAGTATATTTCAATGGACAAGGTTCAATGGAAGACAGTGATGTCAGCCAAGAAGAAGAGTACAAAGAGTTCAAATGTGACCGTTGTCCATTTAGCACACCTTCTAAAGATGAGTTAGATAATCATGAACATCAGCATAGCGAAAGATCACAAAATTCATGTCCATATTGTGACTTTAGCTGCTTGAAAGAAGAGCAACTCGTTGAGCATCTTCAGTGCCATTTTCCAAGtacaaaaattgacaatgaaacatttaaatCCATAATCGAAAAGCAAGGAAAGAATAGTGAAAAACCGCTAAAACCTGAAGTTCACTTGGTTAAGAAATCCAAGAGTAAGGAAGAAGAGCAAGAAGGGGAACCAGATTCTACCTCTGTTAGCGAAGGACAAGATCGTAACACTGTAAAAGACCTGTCTTCAGAACCTAGTGACAAAAAAGTTACTGTTGAAAAAACTGTTACTAAAATTTATTGTTGTCAGTATTGTGATAGAGAATTTGAAGGAAAATCACTTCTGTTACTACatgaaaaacaacatttaattgGTAACTGA